Proteins from a genomic interval of Benincasa hispida cultivar B227 chromosome 7, ASM972705v1, whole genome shotgun sequence:
- the LOC120081728 gene encoding uncharacterized protein LOC120081728: protein MALSAIVLATITSLHLIAFVLAVGAERRRSTAKVVPDEYDEKTYCLYGTDASTVYGLSAFGLLLISQAVVNGVTRCFCCGKGLISGKTTTVAIFFFVFSWISFVGAEIALLAGSARNAYHTKYRAAFGVEELSCTTLRKGVFAGAAAMTVLSMVGSILYYWMHSKADTGGWEKHQNEGVGMAAGVHDLKQNVQFEKA, encoded by the exons ATGGCACTCTCAGCTATTGTTTTGGCCACCATCACCTCTCTTCATCTCATAGCCTTCGTCCTCGCCGTCGGCGCCGAGCGCCGCCGCAGCACC GCTAAGGTTGTACCAGATGAGTACGATGAAAAGACCTATTGTTTGTACGGCACCGACGCATCGACGGTGTACGGACTGTCGGCGTTCGGTTTACTTCTGATAAGCCAAGCGGTGGTTAACGGCGTTACTAGATGTTTCTGCTGTGGGAAAGGTTTAATTAGTGGAAAAACCACCACTGTCGCCATTTTCTTCTTTGTCTTTTCTTG GATCAGCTTCGTGGGAGCAGAGATCGCACTGTTGGCCGGATCGGCGAGAAATGCTTACCACACAAAGTACAGGGCGGCATTTGGGGTTGAAGAATTGTCGTGTACGACTCTCCGGAAGGGGGTGTTTGCCGGCGCCGCCGCCATGACGGTGCTGTCGATGGTGGGTTCAATTTTGTATTATTGGATGCATTCGAAAGCTGATACAGGGGGATGGGAGAAGCATCAGAATGAAGGTGTGGGCATGGCGGCGGGTGTTCATGATCTGAAACAAAATGTTCAATTTGAGAAGGCGTAG
- the LOC120080880 gene encoding putative F-box protein At5g55150, with the protein MLKSKRRNQRQRKKRKLKDGRGISIMDWAGLPRDILVSIFEQLSLADCVSVDNVCKLWSNILAELPNWKRGGFPWLLMSGQKDREMRTSANILDNRIWEIELLEAYGAYVWGSFQDWLIMVKDLGCYSLEVSLLNPFSIRKINLPRLWNFYHKMVLSGSPTEENTVYAAIHSQNCEIAFWVQGIEAWHKYKLEGTPFEDAVFCNGSLFLLCNDGNIFQIEATSIISNIREDECVTSISEIKAQFHKVRGLEINSQHVLKYLVESSGDVLLVCRYFSERPDAVLETINFEIYSLDLSQMSWEKVECLDDRILFLGKCCSRSLSSTELGIGISNRIYFSNDDIAPWWNEWDSNHLKGLSSLFGLDNSSRKDWGTFHIDRDNSGKFCFRGNRDNWAPIWFTAPLWWYSKNVARQSTRYR; encoded by the coding sequence ATGTTGAAGAGTAAAAGGAGGAATCAAAGGCAGAGGAAAAAGCGAAAGTTAAAGGATGGACGGGGAATTTCTATTATGGATTGGGCTGGGCTCCCGCGTGATATTCTTGTCTCGATCTTTGAGCAGTTATCTCTTGCGGATTGCGTATCAGTCGATAATGTTTGTAAGCTGTGGAGCAATATCCTTGCTGAACTTCCAAATTGGAAAAGGGGTGGATTTCCATGGCTTTTGATGTCAGGTCAAAAAGATAGAGAGATGAGAACTTCTGCCAACATTCTAGACAATCGAATTTGGGAAATAGAGCTTCTTGAGGCATATGGAGCTTATGTTTGGGGATCGTTTCAGGACTGGCTAATAATGGTGAAGGATCTTGGTTGTTATTCTCTTGAAGTTAGTTTGTTGAACCCTTTCTCTATAAGGAAGATCAACCTGCCAAGGCTTTGGAACTTCTATCACAAGATGGTCCTTTCAGGGTCTCCCACTGAGGAAAACACAGTTTATGCAGCCATTCATAGTCAGAATTGTGAAATTGCCTTTTGGGTTCAAGGGATAGAAGCATGGCACAAGTATAAACTCGAAGGTACGCCTTTTGAAGATGCTGTCTTCTGTAATGGAAGTCTTTTTCTTCTCTGCAATGACGGTAACATATTCCAAATCGAAGCAACAAGTATCATCTCAAATATTAGAGAAGATGAATGTGTTACATCTATTTCTGAGATCAAAGCACAGTTCCATAAAGTTAGAGGCCTGGAAATAAACAGTCAACATGTGTTGAAGTATCTCGTGGAGTCCTCAGGGGATGTTTTGCTGGTCTGTAGGTACTTCAGTGAGAGACCAGACGCCGTACTTGAAACAATCAATTTTGAGATATATTCACTTGATCTTTCTCAGATGTCGTGGGAAAAGGTTGAGTGTCTGGATGATCGGATTCTGTTTTTAGGTAAATGTTGTTCTAGATCTCTTTCTTCAACTGAACTTGGGATCGGCATCAGTAACCGTATCTATTTCTCCAATGATGATATCGCTCCTTGGTGGAATGAATGGGATTCGAATCATTTGAAAGGATTGTCTTCTCTTTTTGGACTTGACAACTCCTCGAGAAAAGATTGGGGAACCTTTCACATCGACAGAGACAACAGTGGAAAATTTTGTTTCCGTGGTAACCGTGACAATTGGGCGCCCATCTGGTTCACTGCACCTCTATGGTGGTATAGCAAGAACGTTGCTAGACAGTCAACTCGATATCGATAA
- the LOC120081811 gene encoding uncharacterized protein LOC120081811, whose protein sequence is MLGAGVRFGRGKGEDRFYDSSRARKGLLSRQNDRLCTPQQDASATTPSYADKDVSTRPGDRLVSDEATKPVPFSNLQPVVSPLSNLERFLQSVTPSLSAQFLSKSALRGWRTCDLETQPYFVLGDLWEAFKEWSAYGAGVPLLLNNTDGVVQYYVPYLSGIQLYAMESSTMPRRWGEESDSDYRDSSSDGSSDSETKRRIKHSREPPHHNDPTITDPLRMDRLSLRDQQLGLHEDCSSDEAESCNSQGCLVFEYLERDLPYSREPLADKISDLASCFPQLKTMRSCDLLPYSWISVAWYPIYRIPTGQTLKDLDACFLTYHSLHTPIRDSQSPPIPFVAYRCKTDGAEKVSLRIFGLASYKFNGSSLWVRNGGVEHQLANDLSRAADKWLRDLHVNHPDFLFFSRRDATPY, encoded by the exons ATGTTAGGAGCAGGTGTACGGTTTGGTCGCGGCAAAGGGGAGGACCGATTTTACGATTCATCCAGAGCGAGGAAGGGCCTTCTCAGTCGTCAAAATGATAGGCTATGTACACCTCAACAAGACGCTTCTGCTACTACTCCATCCTATGCGGATAAGGATGTTTCGACACGCCCTGgggatcgtttagtctctgatGAAGCTACTAAACCAGTTCCTTTTTCTAATCTACAGCCTGTTGTTTCACCATTAAGTAATCTCGAGCGGTTCTTGCAGTCGGTTACTCCTTCTTTGTCTGCTCAGTTTCTCTCGAAG AGTGCGTTGAGAGGTTGGAGGACGTGCGATTTGGAGACGCAGCCTTACTTTGTGCTTGGGGATTTGTGGGAAGCTTTCAAAGAGTGGAGTGCTTATGGGGCAGGAGTGCCTCTTTTATTGAATAACACTGATGGTGTGGTTCAGTATTATGTTCCTTACTTGTCTGGCATACAATTGTACGCCATGGAATCGTCTACAATGCCAAG GCGATGGGGTGAGGAAAGTGACAGCGACTACAGAGATTCAAGTAGTGATGGTAGTAGTGATTCTGAAACAAAGAGAAGAATAAAACACAGTAGAGAACCACCCCACCATAATGATCCGACGATCACAGATCCTCTTAGAATGGATAGATTGTCTTTGAGGGACCAGCAGTTGGGACTTCATGAGGACTGCTCCAGTGATGAGGCTGAATCTTGCAATTCTCAAGGTTGCCTTGTATTTGAGTATCTTGAAAGAGACCTACCATATTCACGTGAACCTTTGGCTGACAAG ATATCGGACCTTGCTTCTTGCTTCCCACAGTTGAAAACAATGAGAAGCTGTGACCTCCTACCGTATAGTTGGATATCTGTGGCATG GTACCCAATTTACAGGATACCAACTGGGCAAACATTGAAGGATCTTGATGCTTGCTTTCTCACATACCATTCTCTACACACACCAATCAGAG attctCAAAGCCCACCAATACCTTTTGTAGCATATCGCTGTAAGACAGATGGTGCCGAAAAGGTTTCTTTAAGAATTTTTGGACTTGCTTCATACAAGTTTAACGGGTCGTCATTGTGGGTGCGAAATGGTGGAGTTGAGCATCAATTGGCAAATGACCTCTCACGAGCAGCTGATAAGTGGTTAAGAGATCTCCATGTCAATCACCCAGATTTCCTGTTCTTCAGCCGCCGAGATGCAACACCTTACTGA